One segment of Argiope bruennichi chromosome 11, qqArgBrue1.1, whole genome shotgun sequence DNA contains the following:
- the LOC129956492 gene encoding uncharacterized protein LOC129956492, which yields MLISDSDLNTVNVKTVDSFIFPPWDTPKFSFVNPFKGFDKSSTAPAVFQQLFFYHRHRYSSFNPIFTDGSKSDDHVGYGIVFPSDTVSHRVHNCCSVFTAQLLAIFCALQKISSLPQRKFIIYTDSMSALETLSHYHNRMHPTAIRILSLLRLLQNEDFQIIFCWVPSHVGIHGNEMADSAAKSALSYLNQGLPYNDIRRSFNNHIYSTWQNKWDLQIHNKLHEVKNNIGPWPVLSIRRADVRLTRLRVGHTRFTHRYLIFGERAPNCPECHVDFSVKHILIECPTFNSHRLQYFHTSLVSLKDLVSEKYHPNIFNFLRAIGFLNHI from the coding sequence ATGCTCATAAGTGATTCGGATCTCAATACTGTTAATGTTAAAACTGTTGACTCTTTTATTTTCCCACCTTGGGATACCCCTAAATTCTCTTTTGTGAATCCTTTTAAAGGCTTCGACAAATCCTCAACTGCACCTGCTGTCTTCCAACAGCTTTTTTTCTATCATCGCCATCGGTATTCCTCTTTTAATCCAATTTTCACAGATGGCTCGAAATCGGATGATCATGTCGGTTATGGCATAGTATTTCCATCTGATACAGTGAGCCATCGGgttcataattgttgctcagtATTTACTGCTCAGTTGCTTGCTATATTTTGCGCTCTACAGAAGATCTCATCTTTGCCACAgcgcaaatttataatttatactgataGCATGAGTGCGTTGGAAACACTTTCTCACTACCATAATCGCATGCACCCAACAGCAATACGAATTTTATCCCTTTTGCGCCTCTTGCAAAACGAggatttccaaataattttttgttgggttccgagtcatgtcggcattCATGGAAATGAAATGGCTGATTCTGCAGCAAAATCTGCATTGTCGTATTTGAACCAAGGACTTCCCTATAATGATATTAGGAGGTCTTTCAATAATCACATCTATTCAACTTGGCAAAAtaaatgggatctgcagatccataacAAACTGCATGAAGTGAAGAATAACATTGGCCCGTGGCCTGTCCTCTCTATTCGTAGAGCTGATGTCAGGTTGACTCGCCTCCGTGTAGGCCATACACGTTTCACGCACAGGTACCTTATTTTTGGCGAAAGGGCACCAAATTGTCCGGAGTGCCATGttgattttagtgtaaaacacatCTTGATCGAATGTCCTACTTTTAATTCACATCGTCTCCAATATTTTCATACGTCATTAGTAAGTTTGAAGGACCTGGTGAgtgagaaataccacccaaatatttttaactttctgagaGCCATTggctttttaaatcacatttaa